CTTCCGGTGCTGCCCAGGCTCGGCAGAAAGCCAAGGTAAGCCTCTGATGGATGCACGCTTTCCGGCGATCGCCGAACAGTTGTTGTTGATCGAGCGTGAGCTGCGCATGCAGGGCTGGTGGGACGACGTGTCCCCCGGCGCCGAGGCCTTGAGCAGCGTTGAACCCTTTTCTGTCGACACCCTGGACTTTCACCAGTGGCTGCAATGGATTTTCCTGACACGGATGAAGCAAATCCTTGAGCAGGACCTGCCGTTACCCAATGCGTCAGGGATTTTGGAGATGGCCGAGATGGTTTACGCCGATCGGCCGCTTGAAAGCCAAGGCCTGCGGGCTGCGCTGAAAAAGTTCGATCAACTGATCGTCGACGCTCGTTAATTGCCTGGCTGCCGGTTTTTCCGGCAGTCTTGCGCATATTTCTACCGCTTTGCGCCATTCAGGCGAGTTTTATCCCTCCTCAAGCCCCTTTCTTCTACGTTCTCATGCGCTTAGTTGGAAAAAAGCGCAATTATTGCTTGACTTGGAGGGGCTGAAACAGAAGAATCCAAAGTCCGCTGTAGAGGGACTGCCAGAAGCAGACCCACTCAGCAGATCATGAGGCGCACACCCGCGCCGACCTGTTACACCCGCAACGCGTTACCTCGCGCTGGGTGGGAAAATCCCGCAACACTTGGGACGCTCCCAATACTTGCTCAGTCAGTGCTGACGTAGTCGGCGACCACCGTCGCTCATGCTCTGCTGAGAAGTAAACCTATTAAGACCCGTCGGTTTTTAACGGACGGTATTCTGGCGTTTTAGAGGTGAACAACGTGGAGCTTTTATCTGGCGGTGAGATGCTCGTCCGCTTTTTGCGTGACGAAGGCGTCGACTATATCTACGGGTACCCAGGCGGTGCTCTGCTGCATGTCTACGACGCACTGTTCAAGGAACCGGCTGTTACCCACATCCTGGTTCGCCATGAACAAGCTGCTACCCATATGGCTGACGGTTATGCCCGTGCCACCGGTAAAGCCGGTGTGGTACTGGTAACTTCCGGCCCTGGCGCGACCAATGCCATCACCGGCATCGCGACGGCTTATATGGACTCCATTCCGATGGTGATCATTTCCGGCCAGGTGGCGAGCACCATGGTGGGGACCGATGCATTCCAGGAAACCGACATGATCGGTATTTCCCGGCCGATCGTGAAACACAGCTTCATGATCAAGCATGCCTCGGAAATCCCGGAAGTCATGAAGAAGGCGTTCTACCTCGCACAGTCCGGTCGCCCGGGTCCTGTGGTGGTCGATATTCCGAAAGACATGACCAACCCGGCTGAAAAATTCGAATACATCTTCCCCAAGAAAGCCAAGCTGCGTTCCTACAGCCCGGCCGTTCGTGGGCACTCGGGGCAAATTCGCAAGGCTGCAGAAATGCTCTTGGCGGCCAAGCGTCCGGTGCTTTACTCGGGTGGCGGCGTGATTCTGGGCGGCGGTTCCGCACCGCTGACCGAACTGGCCAAGATGCTCAACCTGCCGGTAACCAATACCTTGATGGGCCTCGGTGCGTTCCCGGGTTCGGATCGTCAGTTCGTCGGCATGCTCGGTATGCACGGCAGCTACACCGCCAACCTGGCCATGCACCATGCTGACGTGATTCTCGCCGTCGGTGCGCGGTTCGATGACCGGGTGATCAACGGCGCGAGCAAATTCTGCCCGAATGCCAAGATCATCCACATCGACATCGACCCGGCATCCATCTCCAAGACCATCAAGGCCGACGTGCCTATCGTAGGTCCTGTGGAAAGCGTGCTGACCGAAATGGTTGCTGCGTTGAAGGAGATCGGCGAAGCCCCGAACAAGGATTCCGTTGCCAGCTGGTGGAAGCAGATCGACGAGTGGCGCGGTGACCGCGGCCTGTTCCCTTACGACAAGGGCGACGGCAGCATCATCAAGCCGCAAACCGTGATCGAAACCCTGTGCGAAGTGACCAAGGGCGATGCCTTTGTGACCTCCGACGTGGGCCAGCACCAGATGTTCGCGGCGCAGTACTACAAGTTCGACAAGCCTAACCGCTGGATCAACTCCGGTGGCCTGGGCACGATGGGCTTTGGTTTCCCTGCGGCCATGGGTGTGAAGCTGAACTTCCCGGACACCGACGTTGCGTGCGTCACCGGCGAAGGCAGTATCCAGATGAACATCCAGGAACTGTCGACCTGCCTGCAATATGGTCTGCCGGTGAAGATCGTCTGCCTGAACAATGGTGTACTGGGCATGGTTCGCCAGTGGCAGGACATGAGCTACGGCAGCCGTCACTCGCACTCCTACATGGAATCGCTGCCAGATTTCGTCAAGTTGGTTGAAGCCTATGGCCATGTCGGCATGCGTATCACCGATTTGAAGGATTTGAAGCCGATGATGGAAGAGGCGTTCGCCATGAAGGACCGCCTGGTGTTCCTTGATATTCAGGTCGACACCAGCGAGCACGTCTACCCGATGCAGATCAAAGATGGCTCCATGCGCGATATGTGGCTGAACAAGACGGAGCGGACCTAATCATGCGGCACATTATCTCTCTGCTTCTGGAGAACGAACCGGGCGCCCTGTCACGTGTGGTCGGTCTGTTTTCGCAACGCAACTACAACATCGAAAGCCTGACCGTGGCGCCGACCGAAGACCCGACCCTGTCGCGCCTGACGTTGACCACCGTGGGCCATGATGAGGTGATCGAGCAGATCACCAAAAACCTCAACAAGCTGATCGAAGTGGTCAAGCTGGTCGACTTGTCGGAAAGTGCCCACATCGAGCGCGAGCTGATGCTGGTCAAGGTCAAGGCCACCGGCGCCCAGCGTGCCGAGATCAAGCGCACCACCGATATTTATCGCGGGCAGATCGTCGATGTGAGCGCCAGCGTTTATACCGTTCAATTGACCGGCACAAGCGACAAACTGGACAGCTTCATCCAGTCGATCGGGACGGCCTCGATTCTGGAAACTGTACGCAGTGGCGTCACCGGGATTGCTCGTGGCGACAAAGTACTCAGCATCTAACCCAATTAGTGAATGGCCTAACGGCCTGGATATATAGAGGAACCTCATGAAAGTTTATTACGAAAAAGATTGTGACCTGTCGATCATCCAGGGCAAAAAAGTCGCCATCATCGGCTACGGTTCCCAAGGCCACGCTCAAGCGTGCAACCTGAAAGACTCCGGCGTTGACGTGACTGTTGGCCTGCGCAAAGGCTCGGCCACTGTTGCCAAGGCTGAAGCTCACGGCCTGAAAGTAACTGACGTTGCTTCTGCTGTTGCTGCTGCCGACCTGGTCATGATCCTGACCCCGGACGAGTTCCAGTCCGCGCTGTACAAGAACGAAATCGAGCCGAACATCAAGAAAGGCGCCACCCTGGCCTTCTCCCACGGCTTCGCGATTCACTACAACCAGGTTGTGCCGCGCGCTGACCTCGACGTGATCATGATCGCGCCGAAAGCACCGGGCCACACCGTGCGTTCCGAGTTCGTCAAAGGCGGCGGTATCCCTGACCTGATCGCGATCTACCAGGACGCCTCGGGCAACGCCAAGAACGTTGCACTGTCCTACGCTGCTGGCGTGGGTGGCGGTCGTACCGGCATCATCGAAACCACCTTCAAGGACGAGACTGAAACCGACCTGTTCGGCGAACAAGCCGTTCTGTGCGGCGGTACCGTTGAGCTGGTCAAAGCCGGTTTCGAAACCCTGGTTGAAGCAGGCTACGCGCCAGAAATGGCCTACTTCGAATGCCTGCACGAGCTGAAGCTGATCGTTGACCTCATGTACGAAGGCGGTATCGCCAACATGAACTACTCGATCTCCAACAACGCCGAATACGGCGAGTACGTGACGGGCCCGGAAGTGATCAACGCCGAGTCCCGTCAGGCTATGCGCAACGCCCTGAAACGTATTCAGGACGGCGAATACGCCAAAATGTTCATCACCGAAGGCGCAACCGGCTACCCTTCGATGACCGCCAAGCGTCGTAACAACGCCGCTCACGGTATCGAAATCATCGGCGAGCAACTGCGCTCCATGATGCCGTGGATCGGTGCCAACAAGATCGTCGACAAAGCCAAAAACTAAGTCGTACGTACCAAGGGAAAACGCGGCTTAGGCCGCGTTTTTTCGTTTGCGGGGCAGGTTCTGGTATAAAGCTGCATCGTTTGCGGGCGAACACTCGCCGCAAGTTTCTGTCGAAATTTTTCACACCGTTGCAAGGTAAAGTCCATGAGCGAACGTCCCGAAGAGCCAAACCAGGCTTCTGACGCCGAAAGCCTGCTACCGATCGATGAACACATCGAAGAAGGGCACGATGCTGAAGGCCGTAAGGTCCGGCATCGTGGCATCTATCTTCTGCCCAATCTGTTCACCACGGCGAACCTGTTTGCAGGGTTCTATTCCATCATCAACTCCATGAGTGCCCAAAGTGCCCTGGCGGCCGGCGATGCGGTCGGAGCGAGCAAGTACTTTGGGTTTGCCGCGATTGCGATCTTCGTCGCCATGGTCCTCGATGGCCTGGATGGGCGTGTGGCGCGCATGACCAATACCCAGAGTGCCTTCGGCGCCGAGTACGACTCGCTGTCGGACATGGTTGCCTTTGGGGTGGCGCCGGCATTGCTGGCATTCGCCTGGGCGCTGGGTGACATGGGCAAGGTCGGCTGGATGGTTGCCTTCATCTATGTGGCTGGCGCGGCATTGCGCCTGGCACGCTTCAATACCCAGGTGGGGACTGCCGACAAGCGCTACTTTATTGGCTTGGCCAGCCCGGCAGCCGCAGGTGTGGTGGCGGGTATTGTCTGGGCATTCAGCGATTACGGCATCCAGGGTTCCAAGATGTCGTTCCTGGTGGCCTTGATGGTCGCCGCGGCGGGCATGCTGATGGTCAGCAACATCAAGTACAACAGCTTCAAGGAGCTGGACCTCAAGGGGCGTGTGCCATTTGTGGCGATTTTGGCAGTGGTGCTGGTGTTCGCTGTGGTCTTCAGTGACCCGCCGCGGATCTTGCTGTTGGCATTCCTTGTCTATGCGGCGTCCGGGCCGGTGCAGTACTTGCTGCATCTTCGTCAACGCAAAACGTTGCCTTAATGTAATTTCCCCCATACTCCGCAGTCTATTGGTGCATCTGTCCTCCAAAGCTGCGGAGTTGCCATGTTAATCAAGTTTCCCAAAGCGTCTGATTGCCAAGAATCGGACGTCACGCCTGAATCCCTCTATTTCTCTCGCCGCAGCTTGCTCGGTGGTGCGCTTGCCGGCATGGCTGCCAGCAGCCTGCCGCGTTGGGCCAGTGCGGATGATGCTGCGCGTTATGCGGATGTCGAGCCGGGCAAGGCGCCCGGCTGGTTTGCCGAAAAGCTGCCGAGTACGAAGTGGCAGGCGGTTACTGTCAAGGATGAGGCGATCACGCCGTTCAAGGACGCGACCCACTACAACAACTTCTATGAGTTTGGTACGGACAAGGGCGACCCTGCAGCCAATGCCGGTTCCCTCAAGACTGAGCCTTGGAGTGTGGTGATCGACGGAGAGGTCGCCAAGCCTGGGCGCTATGCGCTTGAAGACTTCATGAAACCGTATCAGTTGGAAGAGCGAATCTACCGTCTGCGCTGTGTAGAGGCATGGTCGATGGTCATTCCGTGGATGGGTTTCCCTATTTCGGAACTGCTCAAGCACGTCGAGCCGACTTCCAATGCCAAGTACATCCGCTTTGAAACCCTGCAAGACCCTAAGAGCATGCCGGGGCAGCGCTCGAACTTCGCCTTGATCGACTGGCCTTATGTAGAAGGGCTGCGGCTGGATGAGGCGATGAATCCTTTGGCGATCCTGGCGGTAGGCATGTATGGGCGGGAGCTGCCTAATCAGAACGGTGCGCCGTTGCGGTTAGTGGTGCCGTGGAAGTACGGGTTCAAGAGCGTTAAGTCGATCGTGCGCATCAGCCTGGTCAGCGAGCAGCCGAAAACTACCTGGCAAAGCATTGCCGCGAGCGAGTATGGGTTTTATGCGAACGTGAATCCTACCGTCGACCATCCGCGTTGGACCCAGGCGCGGGAACGACGATTGCCCAGTGGGCTGTTCAGTCCCAATGTGCGCGAGACACAAATGTTTAACGGCTACTCCGATGAAGTCGCCTCTCTTTATACGGGCCTTGATCTGCGGAAGAACTATTGATGCGCTACCCGATCTGGCGGTTTGGCGTCTTTATAGCCGCAGCGATATGGCCGTTGTATTGGCTGTATGAGGCGTGGAGCCTGGCGCTGGGGCCGGATCCCGGCAAAGTGCTGGTGGATCGGCTGGGGTTGGGGACCTTGATTTTGCTGTTGATTACCCTGGGCATGACGCCATTGCAGAAACTCAGCGGGTGGGCGGGGTGGATTGCAGTGCGGCGGCAGTTGGGGTTGTGGTGCTTCGCGTATGTCGTTTTGCACCTGGCCGGCTATTGCGTATTTATCCTGGGATTGGATTGGTCGCAGCTGGGTGTCGAACTGCGCAAGCGGCCCTACATTATTGTCGGTACGTTGGGCTTTCTTTCCTTATTGGTATTGGCGGTGACGTCCAATCGCTATAGCCAGCGTCGCCTTGGCGCGCGATGGAAGAAGTTGCACCGGCTGGTTTATGTGATTCTCGGGCTGGGTCTGCTGCACATGGTGTGGATCGTGCGGGCAGATCTGAAGGAGTGGGCTGTCTATGCATCTATAGGGGCTCTGCTCCTGGTCCTGCGCATACCACCTGTAATGCGCCGAATTCCGCGCCTTATTGCTAAAAAATCACCTTCTGCAACAAAAGCGTAATTAACCCTTGACGGCAGATTCTGAAAGCCTATAATTCGCCCCACTTCCGGCGCAGTCGAAACGGAAAACTCCTTGGTAAACAAAGAGTTATGCAGGTTTCGATAGCGAGCTGCTTCAGATCATCGAAGCCCAGAAGGAGTTGGTAGGGCAGTGTTGTTTGGCTCTATTGACGTTTCGATCTTCTCGGTCGAAAGCGGAGAAAAAGAGGTGTTGACAGCAGCGTGTAACGCTGTAGAATTCGCCTCCCGCTAACGAGAGATCGGAAGCGCAAGTGGTTGAAGTTGTTGAGGAATTCTTCGAAAACTTCTGAAAATAATCACTTGACAGCAAATGAGGCTGCTGTAGAATGCGCGCCTCGGTTGAGACGAAAGATCTTAACCAACCGCTCTTTAACAACTGAATCAAGCAATTCGTGTGGGTGCTTGTGGAGTCAGACTGATAGTCAACAAGATTATCAGCATCACAAGTTACTCCGCGAGAAATCAAAGATGTAACCAACGATTGCTGAGCCAAGTTTAGGGTTTCTTAAAAACCCAAAGATGTTTGAACTGAAGAGTTTGATCATGGCTCAGATTGAACGCTGGCGGCAGGCCTAACACATGCAAGTCGAGCGGTAGAGAGAAGCTTGCTTCTCTTGAGAGCGGCGGACGGGTGAGTAATGCCTAGGAATCTGCCTGGTAGTGGGGGATAACGTTCGGAAACGGACGCTAATACCGCATACGTCCTACGGGAGAAAGCAGGGGACCTTCGGGCCTTGCGCTATCAGATGAGCCTAGGTCGGATTAGCTAGTTGGTGGGGTAATGGCTCACCAAGGCGACGATCCGTAACTGGTCTGAGAGGATGATCAGTCACACTGGAACTGAGACACGGTCCAGACTCCTACGGGAGGCAGCAGTGGGGAATATTGGACAATGGGCGAAAGCCTGATCCAGCCATGCCGCGTGTGTGAAGAAGGTCTTCGGATTGTAAAGCACTTTAAGTTGGGAGGAAGGGCAGTAAATTAATACTTTGCTGTTTTGACGTTACCGACAGAATAAGCACCGGCTAACTCTGTGCCAGCAGCCGCGGTAATACAGAGGGTGCAAGCGTTAATCGGAATTACTGGGCGTAAAGCGCGCGTAGGTGGTTCGTTAAGTTGGATGTGAAATCCCCGGGCTCAACCTGGGAACTGCATTCAAAACTGACGAGCTAGAGTATGGTAGAGGGTGGTGGAATTTCCTGTGTAGCGGTGAAATGCGTAGATATAGGAAGGAACACCAGTGGCGAAGGCGACCACCTGGACTGATACTGACACTGAGGTGCGAAAGCGTGGGGAGCAAACAGGATTAGATACCCTGGTAGTCCACGCCGTAAACGATGTCAACTAGCCGTTGGGAGCCTTGAGCTCTTAGTGGCGCAGCTAACGCATTAAGTTGACCGCCTGGGGAGTACGGCCGCAAGGTTAAAACTCAAATGAATTGACGGGGGCCCGCACAAGCGGTGGAGCATGTGGTTTAATTCGAAGCAACGCGAAGAACCTTACCAGGCCTTGACATCCAATGAACTTTCTAGAGATAGATTGGTGCCTTCGGGAACATTGAGACAGGTGCTGCATGGCTGTCGTCAGCTCGTGTCGTGAGATGTTGGGTTAAGTCCCGTAACGAGCGCAACCCTTGTCCTTAGTTACCAGCACGTAATGGTGGGCACTCTAAGGAGACTGCCGGTGACAAACCGGAGGAAGGTGGGGATGACGTCAAGTCATCATGGCCCTTACGGCCTGGGCTACACACGTGCTACAATGGTCGGTACAGAGGGTTGCCAAGCCGCGAGGTGGAGCTAATCCCAGAAAACCGATCGTAGTCCGGATCGCAGTCTGCAACTCGACTGCGTGAAGTCGGAATCGCTAGTAATCGCGAATCAGAATGTCGCGGTGAATACGTTCCCGGGCCTTGTACACACCGCCCGTCACACCATGGGAGTGGGTTGCACCAGAAGTAGCTAGTCTAACCTTCGGGAGGACGGTTACCACGGTGTGATTCATGACTGGGGTGAAGTCGTAACAAGGTAGCCGTAGGGGAACCTGCGGCTGGATCACCTCCTTAATCGACGACATCAGCTGCTCCATAAGTTCCCACACGAATTGCTTGATTCATTGAAGAAGACGATAAAGAAGCAGCCCGAAATTGGGTCTGTAGCTCAGTTGGTTAGAGCGCACCCCTGATAAGGGTGAGGTCGGCAGTTCGAATCTGCCCAGACCCACCAATTTTGTGTGGGAAACGCCTGTAGAAATACGGGGCCATAGCTCAGCTGGGAGAGCGCCTGCCTTGCACGCAGGAGGTCAACGGTTCGATCCCGTTTGGCTCCACCACTAACTGCTTCTGTCATGTAAAGCTTAGAAATGAGCATTCCATCGTTAGGATGGTGAATGTTGATTTCTAGTCTTTGATTAGATCGTTCTTTAAAAATTTGGGTATGTGATAGAAAGATAGACTGGACGTTACTTTCACTGGTAACGGATCAGGCTAAGGTAAAATTTGTAAGTAATTGCGAATTTTCGGCGAATGTCGTCTTCACAGTATAACCAGATTGCTTGGGGTTATATGGTCAAGTGAAGAAGCGCATACGGTGGATGCCTTGGCAGTCAGAGGCGATGAAAGACGTGGTAGCCTGCGAAAAGCTTCGGGGAGTCGGCAAACAGACTTTGATCCGGAGATGTCTGAATGGGGGAACCCAGCCATCATAAGATGGTTACCTTACACTGAATACATAGGTGTATGGAGCGAACCAGGGGAACTGAAACATCTAAGTACCCTGAGGAAAAGAAATCAACCGAGATTCCCTTAGTAGTGGCGAGCGAACGGGGACTAGCCCTTAAGTGGCTTTGAGATTAGCGGAACGCTCTGGAAAGTGCGGCCATAGTGGGTGATAGCCCTGTACGCGAAAATCTCTTAGTCATGAAATCGAGTAGGACGGAGCACGAGAAACTTTGTCTGAATATGGGGGGACCATCCTCCAAGGCTAAATACTACTGACTGACCGATAGTGAACTAGTACCGTGAGGGAAAGGCGAAAAGAACCCCGGAGAGGGGAGTGAAATAGATCCTGAAACCGTATGCGTACAAGCAGTGGGAGCCCACTTTGTTGGGTGACTGCGTACCTTTTGTATAATGGGTCAGCGACTTATTTTCAGTGGCGAGCTTAACCGAATAGGGGAGGCGTAGCGAAAGCGAGTCTTAATAGGGCGTCTAGTCGCTGGGAATAGACCCGAAACCGGGCGATCTATCCATGGGCAGGTTGAAGGTTGGGTAACACTAACTGGAGGACCGAACCGACTACCGTTGAAAAGTTAGCGGATGACCTGTGGATCGGAGTGAAAGGCTAATCAAGCTCGGAGATAGCTGGTTCTCCTCGAAAGCTATTTAGGTAGCGCCTCATGTATCACTGTAGGGGGTAGAGCACTGTTTCGGCTAGGGGGTCATCCCGACTTACCAAACCGATGCAAACTCCGAATACCTACAAGTGCCGAGCATGGGAGACACACGGCGGGTGCTAACGTCCGTCGTGAAAA
This genomic window from Pseudomonas sp. Bout1 contains:
- the msrQ gene encoding protein-methionine-sulfoxide reductase heme-binding subunit MsrQ, producing the protein MRYPIWRFGVFIAAAIWPLYWLYEAWSLALGPDPGKVLVDRLGLGTLILLLITLGMTPLQKLSGWAGWIAVRRQLGLWCFAYVVLHLAGYCVFILGLDWSQLGVELRKRPYIIVGTLGFLSLLVLAVTSNRYSQRRLGARWKKLHRLVYVILGLGLLHMVWIVRADLKEWAVYASIGALLLVLRIPPVMRRIPRLIAKKSPSATKA
- the ilvN gene encoding acetolactate synthase small subunit → MRHIISLLLENEPGALSRVVGLFSQRNYNIESLTVAPTEDPTLSRLTLTTVGHDEVIEQITKNLNKLIEVVKLVDLSESAHIERELMLVKVKATGAQRAEIKRTTDIYRGQIVDVSASVYTVQLTGTSDKLDSFIQSIGTASILETVRSGVTGIARGDKVLSI
- the msrP gene encoding protein-methionine-sulfoxide reductase catalytic subunit MsrP — protein: MLIKFPKASDCQESDVTPESLYFSRRSLLGGALAGMAASSLPRWASADDAARYADVEPGKAPGWFAEKLPSTKWQAVTVKDEAITPFKDATHYNNFYEFGTDKGDPAANAGSLKTEPWSVVIDGEVAKPGRYALEDFMKPYQLEERIYRLRCVEAWSMVIPWMGFPISELLKHVEPTSNAKYIRFETLQDPKSMPGQRSNFALIDWPYVEGLRLDEAMNPLAILAVGMYGRELPNQNGAPLRLVVPWKYGFKSVKSIVRISLVSEQPKTTWQSIAASEYGFYANVNPTVDHPRWTQARERRLPSGLFSPNVRETQMFNGYSDEVASLYTGLDLRKNY
- a CDS encoding acetolactate synthase 3 large subunit; translation: MELLSGGEMLVRFLRDEGVDYIYGYPGGALLHVYDALFKEPAVTHILVRHEQAATHMADGYARATGKAGVVLVTSGPGATNAITGIATAYMDSIPMVIISGQVASTMVGTDAFQETDMIGISRPIVKHSFMIKHASEIPEVMKKAFYLAQSGRPGPVVVDIPKDMTNPAEKFEYIFPKKAKLRSYSPAVRGHSGQIRKAAEMLLAAKRPVLYSGGGVILGGGSAPLTELAKMLNLPVTNTLMGLGAFPGSDRQFVGMLGMHGSYTANLAMHHADVILAVGARFDDRVINGASKFCPNAKIIHIDIDPASISKTIKADVPIVGPVESVLTEMVAALKEIGEAPNKDSVASWWKQIDEWRGDRGLFPYDKGDGSIIKPQTVIETLCEVTKGDAFVTSDVGQHQMFAAQYYKFDKPNRWINSGGLGTMGFGFPAAMGVKLNFPDTDVACVTGEGSIQMNIQELSTCLQYGLPVKIVCLNNGVLGMVRQWQDMSYGSRHSHSYMESLPDFVKLVEAYGHVGMRITDLKDLKPMMEEAFAMKDRLVFLDIQVDTSEHVYPMQIKDGSMRDMWLNKTERT
- the pssA gene encoding CDP-diacylglycerol--serine O-phosphatidyltransferase, with translation MSERPEEPNQASDAESLLPIDEHIEEGHDAEGRKVRHRGIYLLPNLFTTANLFAGFYSIINSMSAQSALAAGDAVGASKYFGFAAIAIFVAMVLDGLDGRVARMTNTQSAFGAEYDSLSDMVAFGVAPALLAFAWALGDMGKVGWMVAFIYVAGAALRLARFNTQVGTADKRYFIGLASPAAAGVVAGIVWAFSDYGIQGSKMSFLVALMVAAAGMLMVSNIKYNSFKELDLKGRVPFVAILAVVLVFAVVFSDPPRILLLAFLVYAASGPVQYLLHLRQRKTLP
- the ilvC gene encoding ketol-acid reductoisomerase is translated as MKVYYEKDCDLSIIQGKKVAIIGYGSQGHAQACNLKDSGVDVTVGLRKGSATVAKAEAHGLKVTDVASAVAAADLVMILTPDEFQSALYKNEIEPNIKKGATLAFSHGFAIHYNQVVPRADLDVIMIAPKAPGHTVRSEFVKGGGIPDLIAIYQDASGNAKNVALSYAAGVGGGRTGIIETTFKDETETDLFGEQAVLCGGTVELVKAGFETLVEAGYAPEMAYFECLHELKLIVDLMYEGGIANMNYSISNNAEYGEYVTGPEVINAESRQAMRNALKRIQDGEYAKMFITEGATGYPSMTAKRRNNAAHGIEIIGEQLRSMMPWIGANKIVDKAKN
- a CDS encoding YqcC family protein; this translates as MDARFPAIAEQLLLIERELRMQGWWDDVSPGAEALSSVEPFSVDTLDFHQWLQWIFLTRMKQILEQDLPLPNASGILEMAEMVYADRPLESQGLRAALKKFDQLIVDAR